The Thomasclavelia ramosa DSM 1402 genome includes a region encoding these proteins:
- the coaBC gene encoding bifunctional phosphopantothenoylcysteine decarboxylase/phosphopantothenate--cysteine ligase CoaBC: MKTIIVGISGSVAAYKTCDLVRALKKLNYDIEVIMTENATKFISPLTLGALINKPVLVDDFDDQGYQIKHISYAKKADCFIIVPATANIIGKIANGVCDDIVTSTFLAATCPKLIAPAMNVNMYDNLATQRNIERCKTYGIKFVEPGYGLLACGDVGRGKLADTDDIINMVEYCLSPKPLKHKRVLVTAGPTQEAIDPVRYITNHSSGKMGYALAKRAYQLGAKVTLISGPTDLRVPYGVEVINIKSARAMFEAVKESYEKQDYIIKAAAVGDYRVKEIATNKIKKHEDSLILEMVKNDDILTYLGAHKTTQTICGFAMETQNLIENAKDKFKRKNCDLLVANNLNENGAGFKKDTNKVTFISKNDVQSIELMSKDELSDLILKKLIKIKESHSC, encoded by the coding sequence ATGAAAACAATTATTGTAGGTATTAGTGGCAGTGTTGCTGCTTATAAGACTTGTGATTTAGTTCGAGCCTTAAAAAAATTAAATTATGATATTGAAGTAATTATGACTGAAAATGCAACAAAATTTATCAGTCCCCTAACTCTTGGTGCTTTAATCAACAAACCTGTTCTGGTCGATGACTTTGACGATCAAGGTTATCAAATTAAACATATCAGCTATGCAAAGAAGGCAGACTGTTTTATCATTGTCCCTGCAACAGCTAATATTATTGGTAAAATTGCTAATGGTGTTTGCGATGATATTGTTACTTCAACCTTTTTAGCTGCTACTTGTCCTAAGCTGATTGCACCAGCAATGAATGTTAATATGTATGACAATTTAGCAACGCAACGTAATATTGAAAGATGCAAAACTTATGGCATTAAATTTGTTGAGCCTGGCTACGGGTTACTTGCTTGCGGAGATGTTGGCCGTGGAAAATTAGCTGATACTGATGATATTATTAACATGGTTGAATATTGTTTAAGTCCTAAGCCATTAAAACATAAACGTGTTTTAGTAACTGCCGGTCCAACTCAAGAAGCGATTGATCCAGTTCGTTACATCACTAATCATTCAAGCGGAAAAATGGGTTATGCATTGGCAAAACGCGCCTATCAATTAGGTGCTAAAGTAACTCTGATTAGTGGTCCGACAGATTTAAGGGTTCCGTATGGAGTTGAAGTAATCAATATTAAATCTGCCCGTGCTATGTTTGAAGCCGTCAAAGAAAGTTATGAAAAACAAGATTATATCATTAAAGCCGCTGCTGTAGGTGATTATCGGGTCAAAGAAATTGCTACTAATAAAATAAAAAAGCATGAAGATTCATTAATTTTGGAGATGGTTAAAAATGATGATATTCTTACTTATTTAGGCGCTCATAAAACAACTCAAACAATTTGCGGTTTTGCAATGGAAACACAAAATCTAATTGAAAATGCTAAGGATAAATTCAAACGTAAAAATTGTGATTTATTAGTTGCTAATAATTTAAATGAAAATGGTGCTGGTTTCAAAAAAGATACTAATAAAGTCACTTTTATTAGTAAAAATGACGTACAATCAATTGAACTTATGTCTAAAGATGAATTAAGTGATTTAATCTTAAAAAAATTAATAAAAATCAAGGAGAGTCATTCATGTTAA
- a CDS encoding type III pantothenate kinase — MLIVIDIGNTNITMGLVDKDEIIDNYRLTTKLERTSDEYGFMLLSFLQASSILVDEIEDIIIASVVPKIMYSFTNSIKKYFNKEPIIVGPGIKTGIRIKIDNPKELGADRLVDAAGAYYIHGGPCLVIDFGTATTFDVISKDGDFLGGATAPGIGISINALSSQAAKLPEIEIKKPKSVIAKNTVSSMQAGIIYGYIGLTENIIREIKAEYNEKLKVISTGGLGRIIFNETDLIDIYDPDLTFKGLKIIYDKYRKNNK, encoded by the coding sequence ATGTTAATTGTAATTGATATTGGAAATACAAATATTACGATGGGATTAGTTGATAAAGATGAAATTATTGACAATTATCGTCTAACAACAAAATTAGAACGGACTTCTGATGAATATGGATTTATGCTGCTAAGTTTCTTGCAGGCATCTAGCATATTAGTTGATGAAATTGAAGACATTATTATTGCCTCAGTTGTACCTAAAATTATGTATTCATTTACTAATTCGATTAAAAAATATTTTAATAAAGAGCCGATTATTGTTGGTCCTGGCATTAAAACAGGAATCCGAATTAAAATCGATAATCCTAAAGAATTAGGAGCCGATCGCCTGGTTGATGCTGCTGGAGCATATTACATTCACGGTGGCCCTTGCCTTGTAATCGATTTTGGAACTGCGACTACTTTTGATGTAATAAGTAAAGATGGTGATTTTTTAGGCGGTGCAACAGCTCCCGGGATTGGCATTAGTATTAATGCGCTATCTAGTCAGGCAGCAAAATTACCAGAAATTGAAATCAAAAAACCTAAAAGTGTAATCGCCAAAAATACTGTATCTAGTATGCAAGCTGGAATAATCTATGGATATATTGGATTAACTGAAAATATTATTCGTGAAATTAAAGCCGAGTATAATGAGAAACTTAAAGTTATTTCTACTGGTGGACTAGGTCGGATTATTTTTAATGAAACCGATTTAATTGATATATACGACCCTGATTTAACCTTTAAAGGTTTGAAAATCATTTATGATAAATATCGAAAAAATAACAAATAG
- a CDS encoding DUF421 domain-containing protein, whose amino-acid sequence MQILEYIVVPVISLAVLFGITKMMGYRQVSQLNMYDYINGITIGSIASELVMGGFDNMLKPLIAMIVYTIVIIILSKLASTSLTMRNIIDGHPVVLFENDQIYNEELEKAKLDVDEFLMQCRIGGYFDLNELQMVVLETNGSLSFFPKEKYRPTVVNDLNIKINKVNPPTLLVKEGTIFHENLKSINHDVDWLERELNVLGVPLSDIILMYQEDNSNLVVYTINEIEKKFN is encoded by the coding sequence ATGCAGATATTAGAATATATAGTTGTCCCTGTTATATCATTAGCAGTTCTATTTGGAATAACAAAAATGATGGGATATCGACAAGTTAGCCAATTAAATATGTATGATTATATAAATGGAATTACAATTGGGAGTATTGCCAGTGAGCTAGTCATGGGTGGGTTTGATAATATGTTAAAGCCGCTTATTGCTATGATCGTATATACAATTGTAATAATTATCCTTTCCAAACTAGCAAGTACTTCTTTAACGATGAGAAATATTATTGACGGGCATCCGGTGGTTTTATTTGAAAATGATCAAATATATAATGAAGAATTGGAAAAGGCTAAACTTGATGTTGATGAATTTTTAATGCAATGTCGAATAGGGGGCTACTTTGATTTAAATGAATTACAGATGGTTGTATTAGAAACAAATGGAAGCTTAAGTTTTTTTCCAAAAGAAAAATATCGTCCTACTGTGGTCAATGATTTAAATATTAAAATTAATAAAGTTAATCCGCCGACTTTATTAGTTAAAGAAGGAACGATTTTTCATGAAAATTTAAAATCAATTAATCATGATGTTGATTGGCTTGAGCGGGAACTAAATGTTTTAGGAGTACCGTTATCAGATATTATTTTAATGTATCAAGAGGATAATAGTAATCTAGTTGTATACACTATTAATGAAATTGAAAAAAAATTTAATTAA
- a CDS encoding flavin reductase yields the protein MSYKKIDVNELSLNPFKTIGKDWLLISAVKDGKINTMTASWGSVGVIWNKNVVTVYIRPQRYTKEFVDSADYFTLTFFDGYKKELGVLGSKSGRDSDKIREVGFNVEMINEQPLFKQGTMGMVCKKLYRGKIEPTGFIDVSLDVKNYPDHDYHYIYIGEIESIYVNEKD from the coding sequence ATGAGTTATAAAAAAATAGATGTCAATGAATTAAGTTTAAATCCGTTTAAAACAATCGGAAAAGATTGGCTTTTAATTAGTGCTGTCAAAGATGGAAAAATAAATACAATGACTGCCTCTTGGGGTAGCGTTGGAGTGATCTGGAATAAAAATGTTGTGACTGTGTATATTAGACCACAGCGATATACTAAGGAATTTGTAGATAGTGCAGATTATTTCACGTTAACTTTTTTTGATGGCTATAAAAAAGAATTAGGGGTTCTAGGTTCAAAATCTGGACGTGACAGTGATAAAATAAGAGAAGTTGGTTTTAATGTTGAGATGATTAATGAACAGCCTTTATTCAAACAAGGCACAATGGGAATGGTTTGTAAAAAATTATATCGGGGTAAAATTGAACCAACAGGGTTCATTGATGTTTCTCTAGATGTGAAAAATTATCCAGATCATGATTATCATTATATTTATATTGGTGAAATAGAAAGTATTTATGTAAACGAAAAAGATTAA
- the malQ gene encoding 4-alpha-glucanotransferase yields the protein MKSGILFPLSSFPSKHGIGDLGKEAYKVIDQLAANKGQYLQILPFHPSTQANSPYRAVSTYAGDEIYINLNSLVENGLLDEVPEYYSETSNVDYDKIRKFKHKYLLLAYNNFKGNDQYDRFLTKCPWVFDYALYCTFASINKSYDWASWPTEFKDYPKYHQVNLTKYTEQIAYYQFVQFIFYHQWFSFKKYANDKGIKIIGDMPFYVDHGSVEVWLDNQSFLLDEAGYPTSVAGVPPDYFSPTGQYWGNPLYDWKYLKFNKFKFWTDRIGWASKIFDITRIDHFRAFDSYWDIPVDAPTAIEGSWKYAPGYELFDQLYASLGSIDLVAEDLGYLRPEVIELKNHYHLKGMKVFQFMLDDGFNDLEHSYFYPGTHDNETIKGWSDSLNEEALNKIKKIVDEKLPLNLAIIKFCLHSNASDVIVPVWDLLEVDNEQRFNIPGEVNDTNWTYRVSNMSLVEKAFKLFNKLKSED from the coding sequence ATGAAGAGTGGAATTTTATTTCCTTTATCAAGTTTTCCTTCAAAACATGGGATTGGTGATTTAGGAAAAGAAGCTTATAAGGTCATTGACCAGCTTGCTGCAAATAAAGGTCAATATCTTCAAATTTTGCCATTTCATCCTTCTACTCAAGCTAATTCACCATATCGTGCGGTAAGTACATATGCCGGAGATGAAATCTATATTAATTTAAACAGTTTAGTCGAAAATGGGCTGTTAGATGAAGTACCTGAATATTATTCTGAAACATCAAATGTTGATTATGACAAAATCAGAAAATTTAAGCATAAATATTTATTATTGGCATATAACAATTTTAAGGGCAATGATCAGTACGATCGTTTTTTAACTAAATGCCCTTGGGTTTTTGATTATGCTCTCTACTGTACGTTTGCTTCAATTAATAAAAGTTATGATTGGGCATCATGGCCGACTGAATTTAAAGATTATCCTAAATATCATCAGGTAAATTTAACAAAATATACAGAGCAGATTGCTTACTATCAATTTGTTCAATTTATTTTTTATCATCAATGGTTTTCATTTAAAAAATATGCTAATGATAAAGGAATCAAAATTATTGGTGATATGCCATTTTATGTTGATCACGGTTCAGTCGAAGTATGGTTGGATAATCAGTCATTTTTATTGGACGAAGCGGGTTATCCAACAAGTGTTGCTGGTGTTCCACCCGATTATTTTAGTCCAACTGGGCAATATTGGGGAAATCCTCTTTATGATTGGAAATATCTAAAATTTAATAAATTTAAATTTTGGACTGATCGAATTGGCTGGGCTAGTAAGATCTTCGATATTACTCGTATTGACCACTTTCGAGCATTTGATTCGTATTGGGATATTCCTGTTGATGCACCAACAGCGATTGAAGGAAGTTGGAAATATGCTCCCGGCTACGAACTATTTGATCAATTATATGCCTCTCTAGGAAGTATTGATTTAGTAGCAGAAGATCTAGGTTATCTGCGTCCTGAAGTTATTGAATTAAAAAATCATTATCATCTCAAAGGAATGAAAGTTTTTCAATTTATGTTAGATGATGGTTTTAATGATCTTGAACATTCATATTTTTATCCCGGAACTCATGATAACGAAACAATCAAAGGATGGAGCGATAGCCTTAATGAAGAAGCATTGAATAAAATAAAGAAAATAGTTGATGAAAAACTGCCGCTAAATTTAGCAATTATTAAATTCTGCTTACATTCCAATGCCAGTGATGTAATTGTTCCAGTTTGGGATTTGCTGGAAGTAGATAATGAACAACGGTTTAATATTCCGGGAGAAGTTAATGATACCAATTGGACTTATCGTGTATCAAACATGAGTTTAGTTGAGAAAGCTTTTAAATTATTTAATAAACTAAAAAGTGAGGATTAA